The following proteins are encoded in a genomic region of Cyclonatronum proteinivorum:
- a CDS encoding c-type cytochrome — MSDQNKNNANFQDREDNRSMQDIHSAAFREQPLPEEGNERGPVWMYAVIILTFAFGFFYIGRYLGEVSDRAHVLFTAPPSEVVEEIELDLITEGQRIYGRVCQACHQANGQGIAGVFPSLAGAEWVVEQPDKSVLMILNGLQGELVRERATYNGVMPGFARQLDDFEIAAVVSYIRNAFGNEGSEIDPDRVARIRELTADISGAYNPQTLVETAARIEADLPEPTAEAL; from the coding sequence ATGAGCGATCAGAATAAAAATAACGCAAATTTCCAGGACCGGGAAGATAACCGCAGCATGCAGGATATCCATTCTGCTGCATTCCGCGAACAGCCCCTGCCCGAAGAAGGCAACGAACGCGGTCCGGTTTGGATGTACGCTGTGATCATACTCACCTTCGCCTTTGGCTTTTTCTACATTGGCCGGTATCTCGGCGAAGTTTCAGACCGCGCGCACGTACTTTTTACGGCACCGCCTTCTGAGGTAGTGGAGGAGATTGAGCTTGACCTGATTACGGAAGGGCAGCGCATTTACGGGCGGGTGTGTCAGGCTTGTCATCAGGCGAACGGACAGGGTATTGCAGGCGTATTTCCGAGCCTTGCCGGTGCCGAATGGGTGGTCGAACAGCCGGATAAATCTGTACTGATGATCCTTAACGGACTGCAGGGTGAGCTTGTGCGCGAGCGGGCGACCTACAATGGTGTCATGCCCGGCTTTGCCCGGCAGCTTGATGATTTCGAGATTGCCGCGGTAGTGAGCTATATCCGCAACGCATTCGGCAACGAAGGCAGCGAAATCGACCCGGACCGTGTGGCTCGAATCAGAGAGCTCACAGCTGATATCAGCGGAGCCTATAACCCGCAAACGCTGGTCGAAACTGCTGCACGCATTGAGGCTGACTTGCCCGAACCAACGGCCGAGGCGTTGTAG
- a CDS encoding outer membrane beta-barrel protein, protein MNTKKTTKRQIMQYLSGFLIVVCCLVCVKDVQAQTIYGKPFDLWLGFSVTNQTISYSGSDFAARNDQLDYKAGASLHVHLNWYFYPRLALRTGLTYQFFDWTFKDTEMPQTDETGNPTGNVIFSTMTRGFNIMYLGVPLHIRFHPYADHFYLTAGTDFWYKFRHKTGQIDTFLTGAEDGSLELLTSQRYSTPGFAEDFVIAGLAGLGFEFKAENLKFGVELNARRNLTPFFDRGGVTQNFTQYGLSLSLRL, encoded by the coding sequence ATGAATACAAAGAAAACTACTAAAAGACAGATCATGCAGTACCTAAGCGGGTTTTTAATAGTCGTATGCTGCCTGGTTTGTGTGAAGGATGTACAGGCACAGACGATTTACGGAAAGCCATTTGATCTGTGGCTCGGATTTTCCGTAACTAATCAGACCATCAGTTATTCTGGTTCTGATTTTGCTGCACGTAACGATCAGCTGGACTACAAAGCGGGTGCCAGCCTCCATGTGCACCTGAACTGGTATTTCTATCCAAGACTTGCCCTGCGTACAGGACTGACGTATCAGTTCTTTGACTGGACCTTTAAAGACACGGAAATGCCGCAAACGGATGAAACGGGTAATCCTACCGGGAATGTGATTTTTAGCACCATGACGCGGGGTTTCAACATCATGTATTTGGGTGTGCCCCTTCACATCCGCTTCCACCCCTACGCAGATCATTTCTACCTTACTGCCGGTACGGATTTCTGGTATAAATTTCGTCACAAAACAGGCCAAATCGATACTTTTTTAACCGGTGCAGAAGATGGCTCGCTGGAGCTGCTTACCTCTCAAAGATATTCGACCCCCGGTTTCGCTGAAGATTTTGTCATTGCTGGTCTGGCCGGTTTAGGGTTTGAGTTTAAAGCTGAAAATCTGAAGTTTGGCGTAGAACTTAACGCCCGGCGAAACCTCACGCCTTTTTTTGACAGAGGTGGTGTAACCCAAAATTTCACGCAGTACGGGCTGAGCCTTTCCCTACGCCTTTAA
- the ccoS gene encoding cbb3-type cytochrome oxidase assembly protein CcoS codes for MLLEQSISVHGGIWILLLFSLLIILSGIALFSWAWMSGQFDDINKGAQLPFNEEEPAGEPTDQLFKPDEETPSSK; via the coding sequence ATGCTACTTGAACAATCCATATCTGTACACGGCGGTATCTGGATACTGCTGCTGTTCTCGCTGCTGATAATTCTCAGCGGAATCGCACTCTTCAGCTGGGCCTGGATGTCAGGTCAGTTTGATGACATCAACAAAGGTGCGCAGCTGCCTTTCAATGAAGAAGAACCCGCCGGTGAACCTACAGATCAGCTTTTTAAACCTGATGAAGAAACGCCATCAAGCAAATAA
- a CDS encoding cbb3-type cytochrome c oxidase subunit II, which translates to MIRNWILLFGIVAMFSAAMVGLTILPKLVIDPRVEEVDFGNTFEIVQGHAIYVREGCIYCHSMQVRPEGFGADAQRGWGRASEVEDYRNLTPHLLGTMRTGPDLSNIGARQPSEDWHLTHLYQPRSVLQGSIMPPFPWLFEVVNEDARPGRQGINLPSQYQIPGKKVIPTDEARYLVAFLLSLNQETPGVD; encoded by the coding sequence ATGATACGCAACTGGATTCTTCTCTTCGGCATCGTAGCCATGTTTTCAGCTGCGATGGTCGGTCTCACCATACTTCCCAAACTCGTTATTGACCCCCGCGTTGAGGAAGTAGATTTCGGAAATACCTTCGAAATCGTACAGGGTCACGCAATTTATGTGCGGGAAGGCTGTATTTACTGCCACAGTATGCAGGTACGGCCCGAAGGCTTCGGGGCCGACGCCCAACGCGGGTGGGGCAGAGCTTCAGAGGTTGAGGATTACCGCAACCTTACGCCACACCTGCTTGGTACCATGCGAACGGGACCGGACCTGTCGAATATCGGTGCGCGTCAACCCAGCGAAGACTGGCACCTGACCCACCTGTATCAGCCGCGATCGGTATTACAGGGCTCCATCATGCCGCCTTTCCCGTGGCTGTTTGAGGTGGTTAATGAAGACGCCCGGCCCGGTCGGCAGGGTATAAATTTGCCGTCGCAATATCAGATTCCGGGTAAAAAAGTAATCCCCACCGATGAAGCACGCTATCTCGTTGCTTTTCTTCTTTCTTTGAACCAGGAAACCCCGGGAGTGGACTAA
- a CDS encoding cbb3-type cytochrome c oxidase subunit I, which translates to MSTTHFSEIDSSEQSIRFLDEKARNVVLFLIVSGVFWLLFGSVLALIASVKMHAPDWLGQWSFLTFGRVRPLHLNTMVYGWASMTGAGVALWLLSRMLRIAIPMRPYIVGVTAIWNLALLVGSVQILAGFSRGIEWLEFPVSTMIVIVWCILVIGIAAMLMLFNRNVNTLYVSVWYLIAAFLWLPLLGAVSSLPIFNTPTVQAGMNWWFAHNALGLWFTPIGLAAAYYFIPKVIGRPIYSYGLSLLGFWGLALFYNWNGFHHLIGSPLPTWFITISIAASVMMIIPVVVVAVNHHMTIVGSFSAVKYSPTLRFVVFAAMSYTFVSLQGSIQALRSVNEVIHFTHFVVAHAHIGMYAFVTMMLFGSCYYILPRLTNWEWQSSKLIKLHFWLTAGGIILYTFPLQVGGVLQGLAMNNPDISFSDTVTMTLPYLITRSVAGVMLTAGHLIFAYLVVRIVAKVGLKPDVPKSWNPNLKEARS; encoded by the coding sequence ATGAGTACAACCCACTTTTCTGAAATTGACTCGAGTGAACAGTCAATTCGTTTTTTAGACGAGAAGGCCCGAAATGTAGTCCTTTTCCTGATTGTATCAGGGGTATTTTGGCTGCTGTTCGGCTCCGTTCTTGCCCTGATCGCCTCCGTTAAAATGCACGCCCCGGATTGGCTGGGTCAGTGGTCGTTTCTGACCTTTGGCCGGGTACGTCCGCTTCACCTTAACACCATGGTGTATGGCTGGGCTTCCATGACCGGTGCCGGCGTAGCCTTGTGGCTGCTGAGCCGCATGCTGCGAATCGCCATCCCCATGCGGCCCTACATAGTCGGCGTTACCGCCATCTGGAATCTTGCGCTGCTTGTGGGTAGCGTGCAGATTCTGGCCGGTTTCAGCCGCGGTATCGAATGGCTGGAGTTTCCCGTGAGCACCATGATCGTGATTGTCTGGTGTATCCTCGTGATAGGTATCGCGGCCATGCTGATGTTGTTCAACCGGAACGTGAACACCCTTTATGTCTCGGTTTGGTATCTGATTGCCGCCTTCCTCTGGCTGCCGCTGCTGGGAGCGGTTTCTTCCCTGCCCATTTTCAACACCCCGACCGTGCAGGCGGGTATGAACTGGTGGTTCGCACATAATGCGCTGGGCCTGTGGTTTACACCCATCGGACTTGCCGCCGCCTACTATTTCATCCCGAAAGTAATCGGCCGCCCCATTTACAGCTACGGACTCTCCCTGCTTGGTTTCTGGGGCCTGGCCCTGTTCTACAACTGGAATGGCTTTCATCACCTTATCGGATCGCCCCTGCCTACCTGGTTTATCACCATTTCCATTGCAGCAAGCGTGATGATGATCATCCCGGTTGTGGTAGTAGCGGTGAACCATCACATGACCATCGTAGGCTCATTTAGCGCCGTGAAATACTCGCCAACACTTCGCTTTGTGGTGTTTGCGGCTATGAGCTACACTTTTGTGAGTCTGCAGGGCAGCATACAGGCACTACGGTCTGTGAATGAAGTGATTCACTTTACACACTTTGTGGTGGCGCATGCACACATCGGCATGTACGCTTTTGTAACCATGATGCTGTTCGGCTCCTGCTATTACATTCTGCCGCGGCTCACCAACTGGGAGTGGCAGTCATCCAAACTCATCAAACTGCATTTCTGGCTCACAGCCGGGGGAATAATACTCTACACCTTCCCGCTGCAGGTGGGCGGCGTATTGCAGGGACTGGCCATGAACAACCCGGATATATCCTTTTCCGATACCGTGACGATGACCCTTCCCTATCTCATTACCCGCTCTGTTGCCGGCGTCATGCTAACTGCGGGCCATCTGATATTCGCGTATTTGGTTGTCCGGATTGTGGCGAAAGTCGGCCTGAAACCGGATGTACCCAAAAGCTGGAACCCTAACCTGAAGGAGGCACGCTCATGA
- a CDS encoding type IV pilus twitching motility protein PilT → MVLQTRPAPVWESLNIPFHVPIDNRIELYQEFLGRQNDSIRQQMRTYMESLLLAMLDIEASDIDMGGSGCSGYVWYRIHGDKKPVREETYDLAETDLYLLNLLTDRQIEKLLHEHSIDFSYSIILENGREQRFRATIYKDLNHIALNMRKINEEIRPFKSFGFHPEVARALSLNYIKYGLTLVTGITGSGKSSTLDAIIDANNRTCDAHIVIIASPVELVHKSKRCIVRHREVGRDVRSFRHGAVESLRQDPDIIMIGELRDEETIKTALEITDSGHKIFSTLHTASATESIDRIIGEVNVNQQERVRNRLADVLTCVISQKLVPSTDGKRVLAKEVLLATPSVKAAIRNNNLGEIYQMINEGGAIGMVTLEQDLKRLYLERKITLENAKGYANNKTRIRELLNLDA, encoded by the coding sequence ATGGTACTACAAACACGACCCGCCCCGGTTTGGGAAAGCCTGAATATTCCTTTTCATGTGCCCATCGATAACAGGATTGAGCTCTATCAGGAGTTTCTCGGCAGGCAAAACGACTCCATCAGGCAACAGATGCGGACTTACATGGAAAGTCTGCTGCTTGCAATGCTTGATATTGAAGCGTCAGATATCGATATGGGGGGAAGCGGCTGTTCCGGGTATGTCTGGTACCGTATCCACGGTGACAAAAAGCCGGTGCGGGAGGAAACCTATGATCTGGCCGAAACAGATCTGTACCTGCTTAACCTGCTTACTGACCGGCAGATTGAAAAGCTGCTGCACGAGCACAGCATTGATTTCTCCTACTCCATTATTCTCGAAAACGGCAGGGAACAGCGGTTCCGGGCGACCATCTACAAAGACCTGAATCACATCGCCCTGAACATGCGAAAGATCAATGAAGAAATCCGGCCATTCAAATCTTTCGGTTTTCACCCTGAGGTTGCGCGGGCACTGAGCCTGAACTACATCAAATACGGCCTCACCCTGGTGACAGGAATTACCGGCTCGGGAAAATCATCCACCCTTGATGCCATCATTGATGCCAACAACCGAACCTGCGATGCCCACATTGTAATTATTGCTTCTCCGGTTGAATTGGTGCATAAATCCAAACGATGCATCGTGCGCCATCGCGAAGTGGGCCGGGATGTGCGGTCGTTCCGGCACGGAGCCGTGGAATCGCTGCGACAGGACCCGGATATCATCATGATCGGGGAGCTTCGCGATGAAGAAACCATCAAAACCGCGCTTGAAATAACCGATTCCGGGCACAAGATTTTTTCGACCCTGCACACCGCATCTGCCACGGAAAGCATCGACCGGATTATCGGGGAGGTAAATGTAAATCAGCAGGAGCGGGTGCGGAACCGGCTTGCGGATGTACTCACCTGCGTCATCAGTCAGAAACTCGTTCCTTCCACCGACGGAAAGCGGGTGCTTGCCAAAGAAGTACTGCTGGCAACACCTTCGGTTAAAGCCGCCATCAGAAACAACAATCTGGGGGAGATTTATCAGATGATAAATGAGGGCGGTGCCATTGGGATGGTTACGCTCGAACAGGATCTGAAACGGTTGTATCTGGAGCGTAAAATTACGCTTGAAAATGCCAAAGGCTATGCGAACAACAAAACCCGCATCCGCGAACTTCTTAACCTTGACGCCTAA
- the acnA gene encoding aconitate hydratase AcnA produces the protein MSNMKNFAGSRATLKTKSGSGVIYRLDALAKEGIGDIDRLPFSIKVLLESVLREYDDYVVREKDIELLAGYNAANPAQEEIPFKPARVVLQDFTGVPSVVDLAALRSAMARAGGDPQKINPVVPVDLVIDHSVQVDAFGQDFAFMFNRELEFERNRERYEFLRWGQKAFKNFSVVPPARGIVHQVNLEYLAKAVWSRQENGETIFYPDSLVGTDSHTTMINGLGIVGWGVGGIEAEAVMLGQPIYMLIPEVIGFKITGQMPEGVTATDLTLTVTQMLRKKGVVGKFVEFYGDGLSSMSLPDRATIANMAPEYGATMGFFPIDKESLRYMSRTGRSDDLVDTVERYTKEQGLFREDGMTDPLFTDNLHLDLSTVESSLAGPKRPQDRVPLDEMKKSFNISLTSKEPTSGFALEQEKLAAKGTFKNGTTVDMKHGDVVIAAITSCTNTSNPSVMLGAGILAKKANERGLKVPPFVKTSLAPGSRVVTEYLEEAGLTPELDKLGFHLVGYGCTTCIGNSGPLPEPVEAAIKEGDLIVAGVLSGNRNFEGRIHPNVKANYLASPPLVVAYALAGTVDIDLVTEPIGKDKDGKDVFLKEIWPTTDEILEHLDNAVRPDLFHKMYDGIADSNEEWNNIPITGGALFEWKEDSTYIQEPPFFVDMGAELEPIQPIKNARCLVKVGDSITTDHISPAGSIKADTPAGFYLVGNGVESKDFNSYGSRRGNDRVMTRGTFANVRLKNQLAPGTEGGYTTYFPTGEVRFIYDASMDYQKEGTPLVVLAGKEYGTGSSRDWAAKGTNLLGVKAVIAESFERIHRSNLVGMGVLPLQFEEGQNADTLGLDGDEYFTFEVDDNVKPRQEVWVTASKSEKPDFDGKVSRFKTICRIDTPVEVDYFKNGGILQTVLRKFMSED, from the coding sequence ATGAGCAATATGAAAAATTTTGCAGGCAGCCGCGCCACGCTAAAAACCAAAAGTGGTTCGGGTGTCATCTATCGGCTGGACGCGCTCGCTAAGGAAGGCATTGGAGACATCGACCGTCTTCCTTTTTCCATAAAAGTACTGCTTGAATCCGTACTTCGTGAATATGACGATTATGTAGTAAGAGAAAAAGATATTGAGCTGCTCGCAGGCTACAATGCAGCAAATCCGGCTCAGGAAGAAATCCCCTTTAAACCGGCCCGTGTAGTCCTGCAGGATTTCACCGGCGTACCTTCCGTAGTCGATCTCGCCGCCCTCCGCTCTGCGATGGCCCGCGCAGGTGGTGATCCTCAGAAAATCAATCCTGTGGTACCGGTCGATCTCGTGATTGATCACTCGGTTCAGGTTGACGCCTTTGGTCAGGACTTTGCTTTTATGTTCAACCGCGAGCTCGAGTTTGAGCGCAACCGTGAGCGCTACGAGTTTCTGCGCTGGGGTCAGAAGGCTTTCAAAAACTTCAGCGTTGTGCCGCCTGCCCGCGGTATCGTGCATCAGGTGAACCTCGAGTACCTCGCCAAGGCGGTTTGGAGCCGTCAGGAGAATGGCGAAACCATTTTCTACCCCGACTCACTTGTCGGAACCGACTCTCACACGACCATGATCAACGGCCTCGGTATCGTAGGTTGGGGTGTGGGCGGTATCGAAGCGGAAGCCGTAATGCTGGGTCAGCCGATTTACATGCTGATTCCCGAAGTGATCGGCTTCAAGATTACCGGTCAGATGCCGGAAGGCGTAACCGCAACGGACCTCACCCTTACCGTAACTCAAATGCTGCGCAAGAAAGGCGTAGTTGGTAAATTCGTTGAGTTCTACGGCGACGGCCTCTCAAGCATGAGCCTGCCCGACCGCGCAACCATTGCGAATATGGCGCCCGAATACGGCGCAACCATGGGCTTCTTCCCGATTGATAAGGAGTCGCTGCGCTACATGTCCCGCACCGGTCGTTCCGATGATTTGGTGGATACGGTAGAGCGCTACACCAAAGAACAGGGTCTGTTCCGCGAAGACGGCATGACCGATCCGCTCTTTACCGACAACCTGCACCTCGACCTTTCTACCGTAGAGTCCTCGCTTGCCGGACCGAAGCGCCCGCAGGATCGTGTGCCGCTTGATGAAATGAAGAAGTCATTCAACATCTCCCTCACAAGCAAAGAGCCGACGAGCGGTTTTGCCCTTGAGCAAGAGAAGCTTGCCGCCAAAGGCACCTTCAAAAACGGTACGACCGTAGATATGAAGCACGGGGATGTCGTTATTGCTGCCATCACCTCCTGTACCAATACATCCAACCCTTCGGTTATGCTGGGTGCCGGTATTCTGGCGAAAAAAGCGAACGAGCGCGGTCTCAAAGTGCCGCCTTTCGTGAAGACATCGCTTGCGCCGGGTTCCCGCGTTGTTACCGAATACCTCGAAGAAGCCGGGCTCACCCCTGAGCTCGACAAACTGGGCTTCCACCTCGTAGGCTACGGCTGTACGACCTGTATCGGAAACTCAGGTCCGCTGCCCGAGCCCGTTGAAGCCGCCATCAAAGAAGGCGATCTGATTGTTGCCGGCGTACTCTCCGGAAACCGGAACTTCGAAGGCCGTATCCATCCCAATGTGAAAGCCAACTATCTCGCTTCACCGCCGCTGGTTGTGGCCTATGCCCTCGCCGGTACGGTCGATATCGACCTGGTAACCGAGCCCATCGGTAAGGACAAAGACGGCAAGGATGTGTTCCTGAAGGAAATCTGGCCGACAACCGACGAGATTCTGGAGCATCTCGATAATGCGGTGCGTCCGGATCTGTTCCACAAAATGTACGATGGTATTGCTGATTCCAACGAAGAGTGGAACAACATCCCGATTACGGGTGGCGCACTGTTCGAGTGGAAGGAAGATTCAACCTACATTCAGGAACCGCCCTTCTTCGTGGATATGGGTGCGGAACTTGAGCCGATTCAGCCGATTAAAAATGCGCGCTGTCTCGTGAAGGTTGGCGATTCCATCACAACCGACCACATCTCGCCTGCAGGATCTATCAAAGCTGATACGCCGGCCGGATTCTACCTTGTTGGTAACGGGGTGGAAAGCAAAGACTTCAACTCCTACGGTTCCCGTCGCGGAAACGACCGCGTGATGACCCGCGGTACGTTTGCCAACGTGCGTCTGAAAAATCAGCTGGCCCCTGGCACAGAAGGCGGCTACACGACCTACTTCCCGACCGGTGAAGTGCGCTTCATTTATGACGCCTCTATGGATTATCAGAAAGAAGGCACTCCGCTTGTGGTACTGGCGGGTAAGGAATACGGAACCGGCTCATCGCGCGACTGGGCGGCCAAAGGCACCAACCTGCTTGGTGTGAAAGCCGTTATCGCAGAGTCTTTCGAGCGTATTCACCGCTCCAACCTCGTGGGCATGGGCGTACTGCCGCTTCAGTTCGAAGAAGGTCAGAATGCCGACACCCTGGGACTCGACGGTGATGAGTACTTTACCTTTGAAGTCGATGATAATGTGAAGCCGCGTCAGGAAGTTTGGGTTACCGCAAGCAAGAGCGAAAAGCCTGATTTCGACGGTAAAGTGTCACGCTTCAAAACCATTTGCCGCATTGATACACCGGTAGAAGTGGATTATTTCAAAAATGGTGGTATCTTGCAGACAGTCCTTCGCAAGTTCATGAGCGAAGACTAA
- a CDS encoding type II secretion system protein GspD: MFRQIFCVRVMVLLLFSALMLMPAASVQAQERLPIREFTPHNAVVVLDRNLSFDHAVRILSDFSTRLDNRVILNMSSFTGPIGLGIPGLHWFDTLDLIANYNQLDVVTLPDRIEVRDRIVPAAQAAAERGRAPARRIYADTREIEISATFFQGDRRFLREIGVNWSAIRNGIVEVASLGASTVSEAQFSAGVNISEMVGTGQWQVDALLNTLEAINKGEILSSPTIKVMEGEVGRIQVGQDFSIKQRDFAGNIIDQFYSTGTILTVTPWLITTDDVPFIYMEVMAERSSAQPDAVSTIINKQEATTKVLLVDGETTAIAGLYETEQSTVRRGVPLLKDLPPWFFGLRYLFGFETVQHTQRELIIVIQAKLVPGIEDRIQQESMSRMELIRRESEQLRRQHQLPSDE, from the coding sequence ATGTTCCGCCAGATCTTTTGTGTACGCGTGATGGTTTTGCTGCTTTTTAGCGCGCTCATGCTCATGCCCGCGGCATCTGTGCAGGCGCAGGAACGGCTACCCATCCGGGAGTTCACGCCGCACAATGCTGTGGTTGTACTTGACCGCAACCTGAGTTTCGACCATGCCGTGCGTATTCTGAGCGACTTTTCCACCAGACTCGATAACCGTGTTATTCTTAACATGAGCAGCTTCACCGGACCCATCGGACTGGGCATACCCGGTCTGCACTGGTTTGATACACTCGACCTAATTGCCAACTACAATCAGCTTGATGTCGTAACCCTGCCCGACCGGATTGAAGTCCGCGACCGGATAGTACCTGCGGCGCAGGCAGCCGCTGAGCGCGGAAGGGCACCCGCACGGCGTATTTATGCGGATACCCGTGAAATCGAAATTTCGGCAACCTTCTTCCAGGGCGACCGTCGTTTCCTCCGGGAAATCGGGGTGAACTGGTCGGCCATCCGGAACGGTATCGTGGAAGTTGCCAGCCTTGGCGCAAGCACGGTGAGCGAAGCGCAGTTTTCAGCCGGGGTGAACATCAGTGAGATGGTCGGAACCGGTCAATGGCAGGTTGATGCTCTCCTGAATACCCTCGAAGCCATCAACAAAGGTGAAATACTGTCCTCACCGACCATCAAAGTGATGGAGGGGGAAGTCGGACGCATTCAGGTCGGGCAGGATTTTTCCATCAAACAGCGGGACTTTGCCGGCAATATCATCGATCAGTTTTACAGCACCGGTACCATTCTCACCGTAACCCCCTGGCTGATCACAACCGATGATGTGCCTTTTATCTACATGGAAGTCATGGCCGAAAGAAGCTCGGCCCAGCCTGATGCCGTAAGTACTATTATCAACAAGCAGGAAGCAACCACCAAGGTATTGCTTGTTGACGGTGAAACAACCGCCATTGCCGGACTGTACGAAACCGAACAAAGTACTGTACGGCGTGGCGTACCGCTGCTCAAAGACCTGCCCCCGTGGTTTTTTGGCCTTCGCTACCTGTTCGGCTTTGAAACGGTGCAGCACACGCAGCGTGAACTCATTATTGTGATACAGGCAAAACTTGTCCCTGGTATCGAAGATCGGATACAACAAGAATCAATGAGCCGCATGGAGCTCATACGCCGCGAGTCTGAACAGCTCCGCCGGCAACATCAGCTGCCCTCAGATGAGTAA